One segment of Geomonas ferrireducens DNA contains the following:
- the dksA gene encoding RNA polymerase-binding protein DksA, producing MNSEKLEYFRGILQEEKRTLLEEAGRTVMEMNSDTTNFPDPTDRATQESDRTFELRIRDRERKLINKIQEALNRIDNGTFGICEVCEEDISEARLKARPVTTLCIDCKMEQEKKERFR from the coding sequence ATGAATTCGGAAAAGCTCGAGTACTTCAGAGGAATCCTGCAGGAAGAGAAACGAACGCTCCTGGAAGAAGCTGGCCGGACCGTTATGGAGATGAACTCCGACACGACCAACTTCCCCGACCCGACCGACCGCGCCACCCAGGAGTCGGACCGCACCTTCGAACTGCGTATCCGTGACCGCGAGCGCAAGCTCATCAACAAGATCCAGGAGGCGCTCAACCGTATTGATAACGGCACCTTCGGGATCTGCGAGGTCTGTGAAGAGGACATCAGCGAAGCGCGCCTGAAGGCCCGCCCGGTGACCACCCTCTGCATCGACTGCAAGATGGAGCAGGAAAAGAAAGAAAGATTCCGCTAG
- the radA gene encoding DNA repair protein RadA, with protein sequence MAKVKVKTGFVCSDCGATYPKWQGHCSACDAWSTIKEVRLGPEPRPGRRDGFAGTTSPVTLLKDVQLTDEHRFSSGSEEFDRVLGGGFVPGSVILIGGDPGAGKSTILLQTMCHAAESREVLYVSGEESLQQIAGRARRLQLPLDRVKMLAESSVERVLEAAESERPAVVVIDSIQVMQSAVVDAAPGGISQVRESAAAFTCFAKTSGVVLIMVGHVTKDQSLAGPMTLSHMVDTQVMLSSTEDARYRLMRTTKNRFGPVNELGVFAMTEKGLREVKNPSAIFLSRTENAAPGSLISVLWEGTRPLLVEIQSLVVSAQYGSPRRLGIGLDQNRIAMVLAVINKHGGLVLADQDVFVNVVGGIRVLETSADLAVALAIVSSFRNSVLPQDLLVFGEVGLSGEIRPVSNGESRLKEGVKHGFTRAIVPKGNAPKKEIPGMKVVGVTSLSEALDAI encoded by the coding sequence ATGGCAAAAGTAAAGGTAAAGACCGGGTTCGTCTGCTCCGACTGCGGTGCAACTTATCCGAAATGGCAGGGGCATTGCTCCGCCTGCGACGCCTGGAGCACCATCAAGGAAGTACGCCTGGGGCCGGAACCACGTCCCGGGCGGCGCGACGGTTTCGCCGGAACCACCTCGCCGGTCACCCTCCTTAAAGATGTGCAACTCACCGATGAGCATCGCTTCTCAAGCGGCAGCGAAGAGTTCGACCGGGTACTCGGGGGAGGCTTCGTCCCCGGCTCGGTTATCCTGATCGGCGGAGACCCCGGCGCGGGGAAAAGCACCATCCTGCTGCAGACCATGTGTCACGCTGCTGAGAGCAGAGAGGTCCTCTACGTCTCCGGCGAGGAGTCCCTGCAACAGATCGCCGGGCGGGCCAGGAGGCTGCAGCTCCCCCTCGACCGGGTCAAGATGCTCGCGGAAAGCTCCGTGGAACGGGTGCTGGAAGCCGCCGAGAGCGAACGCCCCGCGGTGGTGGTGATCGACTCGATCCAGGTGATGCAGTCGGCCGTGGTCGACGCGGCGCCGGGCGGCATCTCCCAGGTAAGGGAATCGGCCGCCGCATTCACCTGCTTCGCCAAGACTTCCGGAGTGGTCCTCATCATGGTAGGGCACGTCACCAAGGACCAGTCCCTCGCCGGTCCGATGACGCTCTCCCACATGGTGGACACCCAGGTGATGCTCTCCTCGACCGAGGACGCGCGCTACCGGCTCATGCGCACCACCAAGAACCGCTTCGGCCCGGTGAACGAGCTCGGCGTCTTTGCCATGACCGAGAAGGGGCTGCGGGAGGTGAAAAACCCCTCCGCGATCTTCCTCTCGCGCACCGAAAACGCCGCACCCGGGAGTCTTATCAGCGTCCTTTGGGAAGGGACGCGACCGCTTCTGGTCGAGATCCAGTCGCTCGTGGTCTCCGCTCAATACGGCTCGCCCCGGCGCCTCGGGATCGGACTCGACCAGAACCGCATCGCCATGGTCCTCGCCGTCATCAACAAGCACGGGGGCCTCGTGCTCGCGGACCAGGACGTCTTCGTCAACGTCGTCGGCGGCATCCGGGTGCTGGAAACCAGCGCCGACCTGGCGGTGGCCCTGGCCATCGTCTCGAGCTTCAGGAACTCCGTCCTGCCACAGGACCTCCTCGTTTTCGGAGAAGTCGGGCTTTCCGGCGAGATAAGGCCGGTATCGAACGGTGAATCAAGACTCAAGGAAGGGGTGAAACACGGCTTTACCCGCGCCATCGTGCCGAAGGGTAACGCCCCCAAGAAGGAGATACCGGGAATGAAGGTGGTGGGAGTCACTTCGCTCTCCGAAGCCCTCGACGCCATCTAA